The Candidatus Neomarinimicrobiota bacterium region TGTTTGTATTATGGGTGGGAATGCAGGCTTTTTCCACGGCATCCACCGTACGTTCCACATCCCCTTTTCCGTAAATACCTACGGCGGCAATTCGCATGACAGCCCCGTTTGTGTCCCCTGCACTGCCTGCTTCATACACCGATTTGCCGTTCCGGATGGCGTAAAGTGCCCTGAGGGAACTGGGACCGATCAGCATGCTGTCAAAAGCGCCGATCTTTTCGGCCCATGTAATCAGCCGCTTTCCGATATCCTCGGGGTCCACTTTTCCGTTGGCAATGATGGAATCGGCAATGAGCAGAGTTTGCTGAGTGTCGTCCGTGATTTCTGCTGCTTTTAAGCCCTTGTGAATGACGTGTTCCTCCGGAGCCGGCAGAAAGGTCCGGATTTTTCCGAAGACTTTCTGAATGGTTTTCGGGCTCATCATGGATGAAGGCATCCCCATGGCATCTCCGGCTGCCACGCCGACCAGACAGCCTTTGATGCGTTTTTGTATTTCGTTCATCTGTTTTCCTTTCACTTTCCCGGCTTTACGGTGCCAATTTTATATACAGGAGAAACAATGTGTTTATGAAGGTTTTTGAAGGACTCTGACGTCATGGATGCAATGACACAGGTCGAAGGTCCGCCTGATTTTTTCAAATCAAGAGGGGATACCACTGTTTCAGCCGTAAATCCGGCGGAACGGACCATTTGTTCCATTTCAAATCCTGCTCCATGGGAGCCGACAGGCAGAATATCATGAATCCCCTTCAGAGATTGAATCGTCAAGAGATCTTTTGATGCCAGAATCTCCGGGTCATTGACCCGTACCGTATCGGTAGGCGCTGATTTAGGCAGCCCGATACAGACGATGGAATCACCGATTTGTGTGGTGCCGGGACGGAAATCCGCTTCATGAACCAGCCCGATAACACAGGTTCCCACGCCGGTCATATTCGTGGGGACATTATCCTCTGTGCTGCCGGAAATGTGAAAATCCTTTCCAAATCCTGCCGATTCAATTTCTTCACGGACACCCCGAAGAATTTCTTTTCCCACATCATCCATGGGAAGGGTGAGCATGTCATAGGCGGCCAGGGGGATGGCACCGGAAGCCAAAACTTCCAGGAGGGGGACCCGAATGGCAAAGCGTCCCAGATCATAAGGGGGACAGGATACCGTATCGCCGGGGCGCGGACCGATGCCGCCGTCTGAATCCACGGCTACAATCAGGGAATAACCATCCTGCAGCTCAATTTTACTTAAATCGCGGACTGCCCGGATCCGGGATAAGTTGCTGCCCTGTTTCCGTAGCGCCTGATATAAATCTGCCAAGAGAAAAGATGTCATGATGATTCCTGGTTGTTTCCTTTTTTCAGGATTTCCACGTAAAACTTACCTTTGTCTCCCCGGAGGATTGTTTTAACAAATTCAATCACATCGCCGGTATCAATTTTTGTAATCCTTTCCAGGAGAAAGACCGGATCCCCGGGCTTGATTTTTAATAAATCCGCTTCGTAGGGAGTCGCTTTGACAGCCTGCAGGGTTTCATGGGCATCCACGATATTTAATCCGTATTCATTTTTTATGGTCATGAACATGGAGTGCTCTTCTATATCCTTGTCAATGAGTCCCGGGACCAGTTGTACCGGCAGGTAAGATGTTTGAAGAGCGATGGGGTAATCATTTACATATCGGAGTCGTTGGATACTGTAAAACCGGGTATTTTCATCGGCATTCAACATTTTTGAAATCAATTTATGGGCCTGAATTTCGTCAGCACAGATCAGTTTGCTGCGGATCTTTTTATTCATACCGATCATTTCGGCGGAAAAACTGAGGGAGGCCACAATGCTGTACGTAATGGATTTATTGGCGACAAAAGTTCCTTTACCCTGTATGCGGTATGCCAGTCCCCGGTTCACCAGATTTTTGATGGCCCGCTGGATTGTGGCACGACTGAGACCCAGATACTCTTTCAGTTCGTTTTCCGAAGGAAGCTTCTGATCCGGTTTGTAGAAGCCTTGTTCGATGAGATTTTCCAGGACTTCCTGAAGCTGGTAGTAGTATGGAACAATACTGGATTTATCAATTTTGCCCAAAAGTTCGTTCATAGAACGCTCCTTAATCGAATGTAAAATCTATGGTTTTTCGGATAAACCGGGTTCGGTTATCGACAAAAGATACTGTAATTTTCACAGAAATATTTTCTTTTTTTTCAAAATAATCCCGGCGTGTTATTCCTTCCCAAAGGGGAGGTGGAGTAAACCATTGGCCCGTATTGGAATAATTTGCCCAGCCGATACGTTCCCCGGGATCAAGGGTCACGGGAGGTATGGTATCCGG contains the following coding sequences:
- a CDS encoding ADP-ribosylglycohydrolase family protein, giving the protein MNEIQKRIKGCLVGVAAGDAMGMPSSMMSPKTIQKVFGKIRTFLPAPEEHVIHKGLKAAEITDDTQQTLLIADSIIANGKVDPEDIGKRLITWAEKIGAFDSMLIGPSSLRALYAIRNGKSVYEAGSAGDTNGAVMRIAAVGIYGKGDVERTVDAVEKACIPTHNTNIAIAGASGIAVAIGKGIMGESDLSTILPAVYEAIDMGMTRGVDWYSASISKRLKLALGIINTAKSLEEARRDLYEIIGAGVQISETVPTCLALAKLVNGNPVEAVLAAANLGGDCDTIGAITGAVCGSLKGVDSFPDAWINQLSEVNDIDFDNYAEKLSEIIQE
- a CDS encoding GntR family transcriptional regulator, with amino-acid sequence MNELLGKIDKSSIVPYYYQLQEVLENLIEQGFYKPDQKLPSENELKEYLGLSRATIQRAIKNLVNRGLAYRIQGKGTFVANKSITYSIVASLSFSAEMIGMNKKIRSKLICADEIQAHKLISKMLNADENTRFYSIQRLRYVNDYPIALQTSYLPVQLVPGLIDKDIEEHSMFMTIKNEYGLNIVDAHETLQAVKATPYEADLLKIKPGDPVFLLERITKIDTGDVIEFVKTILRGDKGKFYVEILKKGNNQESS